One Synechococcus sp. CC9605 genomic window carries:
- the accB gene encoding acetyl-CoA carboxylase biotin carboxyl carrier protein: MSMQLDHEQLHRLLEALGESDIQEFRLEGDDFRLEIRRNLPAQAVMAPVMPAPVAAAAAAPAPVASAEPAAAPPASTATRSDLLEVTAPMVGTFYRAPAPGEPAFVEVGSRINVGQTVCILEAMKLMNELESEVGGEVVEILVDNGTPVEFGQVLMRVKPA, from the coding sequence ATGAGCATGCAGCTGGATCACGAACAACTGCACCGCCTGTTGGAGGCGCTCGGGGAGAGCGATATCCAAGAGTTCCGGCTGGAAGGGGATGACTTCCGTCTGGAAATCCGTCGCAACCTGCCGGCTCAGGCCGTCATGGCCCCGGTCATGCCCGCCCCTGTTGCTGCTGCTGCTGCTGCACCAGCGCCAGTTGCGTCCGCCGAGCCCGCAGCTGCGCCGCCTGCATCCACCGCAACCCGCAGTGACCTGCTCGAAGTCACCGCTCCCATGGTGGGCACGTTCTACCGCGCTCCCGCTCCGGGTGAACCCGCTTTTGTTGAGGTGGGCAGTCGGATCAACGTCGGCCAGACCGTCTGCATCCTTGAGGCCATGAAGCTGATGAATGAGCTGGAGTCTGAGGTTGGCGGTGAAGTGGTGGAGATCCTGGTGGACAACGGCACCCCCGTTGAATTCGGTCAGGTGCTGATGCGGGTCAAGCCGGCCTGA
- the pdxA gene encoding 4-hydroxythreonine-4-phosphate dehydrogenase PdxA — protein MGPHDSTNPRHELVIALGDPAGIGMEVVLKALASPTLPPALQPLLVGCRRTLISTHARLQRQTSHPLADPAALRIDDHPLEAGVQPGQPTTGGADAGFRWLTRAVELLQERGSRALVTAPIAKHLWHAAGHRYPGQTERLAELAGRQHSSMLFTAVSPTSGWRLNTLLATTHIPLNQIPEALTPELVHHKLNVLEEFCRRFTSTPHLRIAGLNPHAGEAGQLGHEEAEWLLPLLDQWRKEHPQVQLEGPVPPDTCWISAARAWQMPNQAGPDGILALYHDQGLIPVKLLAFDAAVNTTLELPFLRTSPDHGTAFDIAAQGIASPESTTAAIQAAWDLS, from the coding sequence ATGGGCCCCCACGATTCAACGAACCCTAGGCACGAGCTGGTGATCGCTCTCGGCGATCCCGCAGGCATCGGCATGGAAGTGGTGCTGAAGGCCCTCGCCTCACCCACGCTCCCCCCCGCGCTCCAACCCCTGCTGGTGGGTTGTCGACGCACGTTGATCAGCACCCACGCGCGACTGCAGCGGCAAACGAGCCACCCCCTTGCCGACCCTGCAGCCCTCAGAATTGACGACCATCCGCTGGAAGCGGGCGTTCAGCCAGGACAACCCACCACCGGAGGGGCCGATGCGGGGTTTCGCTGGCTCACCCGCGCCGTGGAACTGCTGCAGGAACGAGGGTCCCGCGCCCTGGTCACCGCCCCCATTGCCAAACACCTCTGGCATGCGGCCGGCCATCGCTATCCCGGGCAGACCGAACGGCTGGCTGAGTTGGCTGGACGCCAGCACTCCTCAATGCTGTTCACCGCCGTCTCTCCAACCAGCGGCTGGCGCCTGAACACCTTGCTGGCCACCACCCACATCCCCCTCAACCAGATCCCTGAGGCGCTGACCCCAGAGCTGGTGCACCACAAACTGAACGTGCTGGAGGAGTTCTGTCGACGCTTCACGAGCACACCCCATCTGCGCATTGCCGGCCTGAATCCCCATGCCGGTGAAGCCGGTCAACTGGGCCACGAAGAAGCCGAATGGCTGCTGCCGCTGCTGGATCAATGGCGGAAGGAGCATCCTCAGGTGCAGCTGGAGGGACCCGTTCCTCCCGACACCTGCTGGATCAGCGCTGCTCGCGCTTGGCAGATGCCAAACCAGGCAGGGCCCGACGGGATCCTGGCCTTGTATCACGACCAGGGACTCATTCCCGTGAAGCTGCTGGCCTTCGACGCTGCGGTGAACACCACCTTGGAACTGCCGTTCCTGCGCACGTCCCCCGACCATGGCACCGCCTTCGACATTGCAGCCCAAGGCATCGCCAGCCCTGAAAGCACAACGGCAGCCATTCAGGCCGCCTGGGACCTGAGCTGA
- a CDS encoding SDR family oxidoreductase produces MLADLVKRSRPLSADSKLLVLGGGYSGRCLAGLARALGTPVLCTRRSLDSAEADLLFDSNGQDQLDPASLEGITHLLSTIPPDRDGNDPVLLKLLPTLGNLPLRWAGYLSTTGVYGDRQGGWVSEHDDPAPALDRSMRRLNCEQAWLRSGLPIQILRLPGIYGPGRSVLNGLEQGRARLIDKPGQVFCRIHVEDIAGACWHLMHRAEQGVPASPGNGSIVNVVDDLPAPTAELMRHAADLLGCALPPLKPFDQIVESMSPMAQSFWSENRRVSNHKLCQELGYALLHPNYRVGLQDCLNQDKLNSLDLGSPPRSANG; encoded by the coding sequence ATGCTCGCCGATCTTGTCAAGCGGTCACGGCCGCTGTCGGCTGACAGCAAGCTGCTGGTGCTGGGCGGCGGATACAGCGGACGTTGTCTGGCCGGCCTGGCCCGAGCCCTGGGAACACCGGTGCTCTGCACCCGGCGTTCCCTCGACTCTGCCGAGGCTGATCTGCTCTTCGACAGCAACGGTCAGGACCAGCTCGACCCTGCTTCCCTCGAAGGCATCACCCATCTGCTGTCCACCATCCCACCGGATCGCGACGGCAACGATCCAGTTTTGTTGAAGCTGCTGCCAACGCTCGGAAACCTGCCGCTGCGCTGGGCGGGCTATCTCTCCACCACAGGGGTTTACGGCGATCGTCAGGGCGGTTGGGTGTCGGAGCATGACGACCCGGCGCCGGCGCTGGACCGCAGCATGCGCCGCTTGAACTGCGAACAAGCTTGGTTGCGCTCGGGTCTGCCGATCCAGATTCTGCGTCTGCCAGGCATCTATGGCCCGGGCCGATCAGTGCTCAACGGCTTAGAGCAAGGGCGTGCCCGCTTGATCGACAAGCCCGGCCAGGTGTTCTGCCGCATCCATGTGGAAGACATCGCAGGGGCCTGCTGGCACCTCATGCATCGCGCTGAACAAGGTGTTCCAGCAAGCCCAGGAAATGGGAGCATCGTGAATGTGGTGGATGACCTCCCGGCTCCCACCGCCGAACTGATGCGACATGCGGCAGACCTATTGGGTTGTGCTCTGCCACCGCTCAAACCGTTCGACCAGATCGTGGAGAGCATGAGTCCAATGGCTCAGTCGTTCTGGAGCGAGAACCGCCGCGTCAGCAACCACAAGCTCTGTCAAGAGCTCGGTTATGCATTGCTGCACCCGAACTACCGCGTCGGGCTGCAGGATTGCCTGAACCAGGACAAACTCAATTCGCTTGACCTGGGTTCTCCCCCTCGATCAGCCAACGGTTGA
- a CDS encoding HNH endonuclease — translation MHSKDAVFLDELCPKLRVRRWRQSLHTFTGQSCIYCGKPSESIDHIHPQAKGGSSVTENCVPACLSCNGRKSDSDVFDWYRRQRFYDPRRAMAIRAWMDGDLRLAVRLLQWAQPEQPINEPHDFSIAAQAA, via the coding sequence ATGCATAGCAAGGACGCGGTTTTTCTCGACGAACTCTGTCCCAAATTGCGCGTCCGAAGATGGCGACAGTCTCTTCACACTTTCACCGGCCAAAGTTGCATTTACTGCGGCAAACCTTCCGAATCAATTGATCACATTCACCCCCAAGCCAAAGGGGGTTCAAGCGTTACTGAAAACTGTGTCCCGGCCTGCTTGTCTTGCAACGGCCGCAAATCTGACTCCGACGTTTTCGACTGGTATCGGCGACAGCGCTTTTATGACCCACGCCGCGCCATGGCTATTCGAGCCTGGATGGATGGCGACCTGCGACTCGCCGTTCGCCTGCTGCAGTGGGCCCAACCGGAACAGCCCATCAACGAGCCGCACGATTTCTCAATTGCAGCTCAGGCTGCCTGA
- a CDS encoding DEAD/DEAH box helicase, with amino-acid sequence MTCCLDLSPAGLVRVVSPFDAVTQSQLRRIKPRGRWIGPGHGWDFPLAAAGALQQTLGRRFPVTAALQQWLDWCQHPLPPLPPHRTLVAAADLDEALQDGRRPLRHQRSGVRWLLARRGAVLADEMGLGKTLTALLAARALMRCAEVRLLVVAPVGLHPHWRRESEALGVELELVSWARLPDTLPPAGTLLVVDEAHYAQSLQAQRTAALLRLARHPRLRAIWMLTGTPMKNGRPSQLYPLLAAMDHPIARDQRQFEERYCQGHWREGRTGKRWQASGASQLEELRRLSRPLILHRRKQQVVDLPPKQRRLHPVMLSEAELTGFDHRVELVLDDYRRRARLGEVRRDAEHLALLTSMRQIAAEFKLPAAQQLVESLRRQGEAVVLFSGFVAPLHLLQQTLGGELLTGRQRPAERQESVDRFQQGQNDCLLATFGTGALGFTLHRARHVVLLERPWTPGDLDQAEDRCHRLGMGDGLTCHWLQLGAADQLVDGLLASKAERIEVLLGPRRFSLQRQSLSAMVGDCLQVL; translated from the coding sequence ATGACCTGTTGCTTGGATCTCTCTCCGGCAGGACTGGTCCGGGTGGTCAGCCCGTTTGATGCGGTAACCCAGTCCCAGTTGCGTCGGATCAAGCCCAGGGGGCGTTGGATCGGCCCCGGCCATGGCTGGGATTTCCCCTTGGCCGCAGCCGGTGCACTTCAGCAGACCCTCGGGCGTCGTTTTCCTGTCACCGCTGCTTTGCAGCAGTGGCTTGATTGGTGCCAGCACCCCCTGCCACCGCTGCCGCCGCATCGGACCCTTGTAGCCGCAGCAGATCTTGACGAAGCCCTGCAGGATGGTCGCCGACCTCTGCGCCATCAACGCTCCGGGGTCCGTTGGCTTTTGGCCCGTCGCGGCGCCGTTCTGGCCGATGAGATGGGGCTGGGGAAGACCCTCACAGCCCTCTTGGCGGCCCGTGCCCTGATGCGCTGCGCTGAGGTGCGGTTGCTGGTGGTGGCTCCCGTCGGCCTCCACCCTCACTGGCGCCGGGAATCAGAGGCCCTTGGCGTTGAGCTGGAGTTGGTCAGCTGGGCTCGCCTGCCCGACACCCTGCCGCCTGCGGGAACGCTACTGGTGGTGGATGAGGCGCATTACGCCCAGTCGCTTCAGGCGCAGCGCACGGCTGCCTTGCTGCGTCTGGCCCGTCATCCCCGCCTACGGGCGATCTGGATGCTTACGGGAACCCCAATGAAGAACGGTCGCCCGTCCCAGTTGTATCCCCTGCTTGCGGCCATGGACCATCCGATTGCGCGGGATCAACGCCAGTTCGAGGAGCGCTACTGCCAGGGGCACTGGCGGGAGGGTCGAACCGGCAAACGCTGGCAGGCTTCCGGGGCGAGTCAGCTGGAGGAGCTGCGGCGCTTGAGTCGACCGTTGATCCTGCATCGCCGCAAGCAGCAGGTGGTGGATCTTCCTCCCAAGCAGCGACGTCTACACCCCGTGATGCTGTCGGAGGCTGAGCTCACAGGTTTCGACCATCGTGTCGAGCTGGTGCTGGATGACTACCGGCGTCGGGCCCGTCTCGGAGAGGTGCGACGGGATGCTGAGCACCTGGCTCTGCTCACCTCCATGCGTCAGATCGCTGCGGAATTCAAATTGCCGGCGGCCCAGCAGCTGGTGGAGTCACTCCGCCGGCAAGGCGAGGCGGTGGTGCTGTTCAGTGGCTTTGTTGCCCCGTTGCACTTGTTGCAGCAAACCCTCGGCGGCGAGTTGTTAACCGGTCGCCAGCGCCCAGCTGAACGTCAGGAGAGTGTGGATCGGTTTCAGCAGGGTCAGAACGATTGTCTGTTGGCCACCTTCGGCACCGGTGCCCTTGGCTTCACCCTGCACCGGGCCCGTCATGTGGTGTTGCTGGAACGCCCCTGGACGCCAGGCGACCTCGACCAAGCTGAAGATCGCTGTCATCGTCTTGGCATGGGGGACGGTCTGACCTGTCATTGGCTGCAGCTCGGCGCAGCGGATCAGCTGGTGGATGGTTTGTTGGCGAGCAAGGCGGAACGGATCGAGGTGTTGCTGGGCCCCCGGCGCTTCTCGCTGCAACGTCAGTCACTCTCCGCCATGGTGGGGGATTGTTTGCAGGTGCTCTGA
- a CDS encoding DUF6554 family protein, with the protein MGPIRSSLVLSAAALIGAFSSVTPALQAAEPTEDKGAKIYCYLRSSGNNHKVSWNAAYAVIKRQGRSMFKTSPEHASVMITEAVVNDPGNFPDCGQFLGDLFGGNTQPATAATLGKSSTISESTIESTDDTTRYSY; encoded by the coding sequence ATGGGTCCCATCAGGTCATCGCTGGTTCTCTCCGCCGCGGCCCTGATCGGCGCTTTCAGCAGCGTTACGCCAGCCCTGCAAGCGGCCGAACCCACTGAAGACAAGGGAGCCAAGATCTATTGCTATTTGCGATCCAGCGGCAACAACCACAAGGTGAGCTGGAATGCCGCCTACGCCGTGATCAAGCGCCAGGGCAGGAGCATGTTCAAAACATCCCCGGAACATGCCTCGGTGATGATTACGGAAGCCGTCGTCAACGACCCCGGCAATTTCCCCGACTGTGGCCAGTTCCTTGGTGATCTGTTCGGCGGAAACACCCAACCAGCCACAGCTGCCACCCTTGGAAAGTCCTCAACCATCTCCGAAAGCACCATCGAAAGCACTGACGACACCACGCGTTACAGCTACTGA
- a CDS encoding AbrB family transcriptional regulator, with product MTQSRQMPSLATLALYLLAGTAIGLLALFSGIPAAPLAGALLGAGIVSMSGQLEPATWPQGTRTVLEIGIGTVIGTGLTRASLEQLQVLWKPAVLITLALVLTGLVVGLWTSRLLGIDPIVALLGAAPGGISGMSLVGAEFGVGAAVAALHAVRLITVLLVLPLVVRLIVPSTAGS from the coding sequence ATGACGCAATCGAGACAGATGCCTTCCTTGGCAACGCTGGCGCTCTACCTGTTGGCGGGAACCGCCATCGGACTGCTGGCTCTGTTCAGCGGCATCCCCGCCGCACCTCTGGCTGGAGCTCTCTTGGGTGCTGGCATCGTCAGCATGAGTGGCCAGTTGGAACCAGCCACCTGGCCACAGGGAACGCGCACGGTTCTTGAGATCGGCATTGGGACTGTGATCGGAACCGGCCTGACGCGAGCATCCTTGGAACAACTGCAAGTTCTCTGGAAGCCTGCGGTTCTGATCACCCTGGCCCTGGTACTGACAGGACTCGTCGTCGGCCTCTGGACCAGCCGACTGCTCGGCATCGATCCCATCGTGGCCTTGCTTGGTGCTGCCCCAGGAGGCATCAGTGGCATGAGCCTTGTCGGTGCCGAATTCGGTGTTGGTGCCGCGGTGGCCGCCCTCCATGCCGTGCGGCTGATCACCGTGCTGCTGGTGCTGCCGTTGGTGGTACGACTGATCGTGCCCTCGACAGCCGGAAGCTGA
- a CDS encoding pyridoxal-phosphate-dependent aminotransferase family protein: protein MQDKLTLMIPGPTPVPETVLKAMGRHPIGHRSGEFQAIVRRTTEQLKWLHQTTSDVLVITGSGTAAMEAGIINTLSRGEKVLCGDNGKFGERWVKVARAYGLDVEVIKAEWGQPLDPEAFRSALEADSAKAIKAVILTHSETSTGVINDLESIARHVKTHGTALTLADCVTSLGATNVPMDAWGLDVVASGAQKGYMLPPGLSFVAMSARAWEAYERSDLPKFYLDLGPYRKTAAKDSNPFTPAVNLYFGLEAALDMMQKEGLEAIFARHARHRAAAQAGMKAMALPLFAAEGYGSPAITAVAPEGIDAEQLRKAVKEKFDILLAGGQDHLKGQVFRIGHLGYVCDRDVLTAVAAIEATLQSLGLHKGSMGAGVAAASAALG, encoded by the coding sequence ATGCAGGACAAGCTCACCCTGATGATTCCGGGCCCCACCCCGGTGCCGGAAACGGTACTGAAGGCCATGGGTCGTCACCCCATTGGCCACCGCAGCGGGGAGTTCCAGGCCATCGTGCGGCGCACCACCGAACAGCTCAAGTGGTTGCACCAGACGACGAGCGACGTCCTGGTGATCACCGGCAGCGGTACCGCCGCCATGGAGGCGGGAATCATCAACACCCTCAGCCGCGGCGAGAAGGTGCTCTGCGGTGACAACGGCAAATTCGGCGAACGTTGGGTCAAGGTCGCCCGCGCCTACGGACTGGATGTTGAGGTGATCAAGGCGGAGTGGGGCCAACCCCTCGATCCGGAGGCCTTCCGCTCAGCATTGGAAGCCGACAGCGCCAAAGCGATCAAGGCCGTGATCCTTACCCACTCGGAAACCTCGACAGGGGTGATCAATGACCTGGAGAGCATTGCCCGTCACGTGAAGACCCACGGCACGGCGCTGACCCTGGCGGACTGCGTCACCAGCCTGGGTGCCACCAACGTGCCCATGGACGCCTGGGGACTGGATGTGGTGGCTTCAGGCGCACAAAAGGGCTACATGCTCCCGCCGGGCCTCAGTTTTGTGGCCATGAGCGCACGGGCCTGGGAGGCCTACGAGCGCTCCGATCTGCCCAAGTTTTATCTGGATCTGGGCCCCTACCGGAAAACAGCGGCGAAGGACAGCAACCCCTTCACACCGGCAGTGAACCTCTACTTCGGCCTGGAAGCTGCTCTGGACATGATGCAGAAGGAAGGCCTGGAGGCGATTTTTGCCCGCCATGCCCGCCATCGCGCCGCCGCCCAGGCAGGTATGAAGGCCATGGCCCTGCCTCTGTTTGCCGCCGAGGGTTACGGCAGCCCGGCCATCACCGCGGTGGCTCCCGAAGGCATCGACGCCGAACAGTTACGCAAGGCCGTGAAGGAGAAATTCGACATTCTTCTGGCTGGAGGACAAGACCATCTGAAAGGGCAGGTGTTCCGTATCGGCCATCTCGGCTATGTCTGCGACCGGGATGTTCTGACCGCAGTCGCTGCGATTGAAGCCACCCTTCAGTCCCTCGGCCTGCACAAAGGCAGCATGGGAGCAGGTGTCGCTGCAGCCTCGGCTGCTCTGGGTTAA
- the cbiD gene encoding cobalt-precorrin-5B (C(1))-methyltransferase CbiD — translation MSGSIAPSSPGLTLPVWVAAAAKAALQVLLDEPFNAEQQLNQGSDRPSLQVPVCSAAPLSDGQALGISRCDPGPGLDLTRDLEVWVRVAWIATPQPVLELQPGEGVGRLGPEGDICLSGFARELLERNLLPLLPAGRGLMVQPILPRGRSLAQRTSNAAFGVVDGLALIGTQAEVQRSAAPDQLQEVLAELEARAADPAFQGRLVLVIGENGLDLARQQGLGPVLKVGNWVGPVLVAAAEAGVRDLLLLGYHGKLIKLAGGIFHTHHHLADGRLEVLVALGLDAGLSTAELLQCRGAASVEEAFQALDPDQARALGQHLAAIVEQRSHSYLARYGAWSMRIGAALFDRSRTLRWWGPEAEKRFFTLRD, via the coding sequence TTGTCCGGTTCCATCGCCCCCTCCAGCCCTGGATTGACCCTGCCGGTGTGGGTGGCGGCGGCGGCGAAGGCAGCCCTGCAGGTGTTGCTTGATGAGCCGTTCAACGCTGAGCAGCAGTTGAATCAGGGATCGGATCGACCCTCTTTGCAGGTCCCGGTTTGTTCGGCAGCCCCCTTATCCGATGGCCAGGCTCTGGGGATCAGTCGCTGTGATCCAGGGCCAGGACTTGATCTGACGCGCGATCTTGAGGTCTGGGTGCGGGTGGCCTGGATCGCTACACCCCAGCCGGTGCTTGAGCTGCAGCCCGGAGAAGGTGTGGGCCGGCTCGGTCCCGAGGGAGACATCTGTCTCTCCGGTTTCGCCCGTGAGCTGCTGGAGCGCAATCTGCTTCCCCTGCTGCCTGCCGGTCGGGGCTTGATGGTGCAGCCAATTCTTCCGCGGGGCCGCTCCCTGGCCCAACGCACCAGTAATGCCGCCTTCGGCGTCGTGGATGGTTTGGCCTTGATTGGCACCCAGGCGGAGGTGCAGCGCAGCGCAGCGCCGGATCAGCTGCAGGAGGTGCTTGCCGAGCTGGAGGCACGCGCTGCGGATCCAGCGTTTCAGGGACGCCTCGTTCTGGTGATCGGTGAGAACGGCTTGGACCTGGCCCGTCAGCAAGGTTTGGGGCCTGTGCTCAAGGTGGGGAACTGGGTCGGACCGGTGCTGGTGGCCGCGGCGGAGGCTGGTGTCCGTGACCTGCTGCTGCTCGGTTACCACGGCAAATTGATCAAGTTGGCCGGCGGCATCTTTCACACCCATCACCACCTGGCCGATGGCCGTTTGGAGGTGCTGGTGGCGCTGGGGCTGGATGCCGGCCTGTCGACGGCTGAATTGCTGCAATGTCGCGGCGCTGCCTCAGTTGAGGAAGCCTTTCAGGCGCTGGATCCTGATCAAGCCAGGGCCCTCGGGCAGCATCTGGCGGCGATCGTGGAGCAGCGCAGCCATTCCTATTTGGCCCGCTACGGCGCCTGGTCGATGCGGATTGGTGCTGCCCTGTTCGACCGGAGCCGCACCCTGCGCTGGTGGGGACCTGAGGCGGAGAAGCGCTTCTTTACATTGAGGGATTGA
- the guaA gene encoding glutamine-hydrolyzing GMP synthase, whose amino-acid sequence MSQPSSDTQRQPAIVILDFGSQYSELIARRVRETEVFSVVLGYSTSAEELRRMAPKGIILSGGPSSVYAEHAPLCDPGIWDLGIPVLGVCYGMQLMVQQLGGVVEAATGKAEYGKAPLEVDDPTDLLTNVDNGSTMWMSHGDSVKALPEGFVRLAHTANTPEAAVAHLQRKLYGVQFHPEVVHSTCGMALIRNFVYHVCGCDPDWTTAAFIDEAVALVREQVGDKRVLLALSGGVDSSTLAFLLKKAIGDQLTCMFIDQGFMRKGEPEFLMDFFDRKFNIHVEYINARQRFIGKLEGITDPEEKRKIIGTEFIRVFEEESKRLGPFDYLAQGTLYPDVIESAGTNVDPKTGERVAVKIKSHHNVGGLPKDLQFKLVEPLRKLFKDEVRKVGRSLGLPEEIVRRHPFPGPGLAIRILGEVTDEKLDCLRDADLIVRQEIKEAGLYHDIWQAFAVLLPVRSVGVMGDKRTYAWPIVLRCVSSEDGMTADWSRLPYDLMETISNRIVNEVKGVNRVVLDITSKPPGTIEWE is encoded by the coding sequence ATGTCCCAGCCCTCGTCCGACACTCAGCGTCAGCCGGCCATCGTCATTCTTGATTTCGGCTCCCAGTATTCGGAACTGATTGCCCGACGGGTGCGCGAGACCGAGGTGTTTTCGGTGGTGCTCGGTTACAGCACTTCGGCGGAGGAGCTGCGACGCATGGCTCCGAAGGGAATCATCCTCAGCGGTGGCCCCAGCTCCGTGTATGCCGAACATGCGCCGCTCTGCGATCCCGGCATCTGGGATCTGGGCATTCCCGTGCTGGGGGTTTGCTACGGGATGCAGTTGATGGTGCAGCAGCTTGGTGGCGTTGTGGAAGCCGCCACGGGCAAGGCCGAATACGGCAAGGCGCCCCTGGAAGTGGATGACCCAACGGACCTGCTCACCAACGTCGACAACGGCTCGACGATGTGGATGAGCCATGGCGACTCGGTGAAGGCCCTCCCCGAGGGGTTTGTGCGCTTGGCCCACACCGCCAACACCCCGGAAGCGGCGGTGGCGCACCTGCAACGCAAGCTCTACGGCGTGCAGTTTCACCCCGAGGTGGTGCATTCCACCTGCGGCATGGCCCTGATCCGCAATTTCGTGTATCACGTTTGCGGTTGTGACCCGGATTGGACCACCGCGGCATTCATCGATGAAGCCGTTGCCCTGGTTCGGGAGCAGGTGGGCGACAAACGCGTCCTGCTGGCCCTCTCCGGCGGTGTGGATTCATCCACTCTCGCCTTTCTGCTGAAAAAGGCGATCGGTGATCAGCTCACCTGCATGTTCATCGATCAGGGCTTCATGCGGAAGGGCGAGCCTGAGTTCCTGATGGACTTCTTCGATCGGAAGTTCAACATCCATGTGGAGTACATCAATGCGCGCCAGCGGTTCATCGGCAAGCTGGAGGGCATCACCGATCCGGAGGAGAAGCGCAAGATCATCGGCACCGAGTTCATCAGGGTGTTCGAAGAGGAGAGCAAGCGCCTCGGACCCTTTGATTACCTGGCCCAGGGAACGCTTTACCCCGATGTGATCGAAAGTGCCGGCACCAACGTTGATCCGAAGACGGGTGAACGGGTTGCCGTGAAGATCAAGAGCCACCACAACGTGGGCGGCCTGCCCAAGGATCTTCAGTTCAAGCTGGTGGAGCCCCTTCGCAAGCTGTTCAAGGACGAAGTGCGCAAGGTGGGCCGCAGCCTCGGTCTGCCCGAGGAAATTGTGCGCCGCCATCCCTTCCCGGGGCCTGGTCTAGCCATACGGATCCTGGGTGAAGTCACCGACGAAAAGCTGGATTGTCTGCGTGATGCCGACTTGATCGTTCGCCAGGAAATCAAGGAGGCAGGGCTGTATCACGACATCTGGCAGGCCTTTGCAGTGCTGCTGCCGGTGCGTTCCGTTGGGGTGATGGGCGACAAGCGCACCTATGCTTGGCCGATCGTGCTGCGCTGTGTGTCCAGTGAGGACGGGATGACCGCCGATTGGTCCCGCCTCCCCTACGACCTGATGGAGACCATCTCCAATCGGATCGTGAATGAGGTGAAGGGGGTGAACCGGGTGGTGCTCGACATCACCAGCAAGCCTCCCGGCACGATTGAGTGGGAATAG